A region of Nocardioides alkalitolerans DNA encodes the following proteins:
- a CDS encoding carboxyl transferase domain-containing protein codes for MTQTAQPSPPAASPNANRTVKPKLPREDDPRNPLTRLTALFDEGSLELLTPDDLSGMLAAIGTVDGARAVAFCSDATVMGGAMGVDGCQVVVTAYQRALTDGVPIIGLWHSGGARLAEGVASLHAVGRIFAIMTQASGRIPQISVVLGPAAGGAAYGPALTDVVVLGPEGRIFVTGPDVVRSVTGEDVDMLRLGGPEPHGRRSGVVHLLADSEADALAQARTTASLLGDQGTLRVETVEDTDLEDLLPESRKRAYDVHPLIEGVLDEGSALELHARWAPNVVTSLGRLGGRTVGVVANNPLRLGGCLDSLSAEKASRFVRLCDAFGVPLVVLVDVPGYLPGVGQEWDGVVRRGAKLLHAFAECVVPRVTLVTRKTYGGAYIAMNSRSLGATKVLAWPGAEVAVMGAVAAIRILHRRKLAEVAPDLRDQVEAELAAEHERIAGGVERAVEIGVVDEIVAPTRTRTAIAAAIDAETQAQGVRRGAHGNIPL; via the coding sequence ATGACCCAGACCGCCCAGCCGTCCCCGCCGGCCGCGTCCCCCAACGCGAACCGCACGGTCAAGCCGAAGCTGCCGCGGGAGGACGACCCCCGCAACCCGCTGACCCGCCTGACCGCGCTCTTCGACGAGGGCAGCCTCGAGCTGCTGACGCCCGACGACCTCTCCGGCATGCTGGCCGCCATCGGCACCGTGGACGGCGCCCGGGCCGTGGCCTTCTGCTCCGACGCCACCGTCATGGGCGGTGCGATGGGCGTCGACGGCTGCCAGGTCGTCGTGACGGCCTACCAGCGGGCCCTCACCGACGGCGTGCCGATCATCGGCCTGTGGCACTCGGGCGGTGCGCGGCTGGCCGAGGGCGTCGCCTCGCTCCACGCCGTGGGCCGCATCTTCGCGATCATGACGCAGGCCTCCGGCCGCATCCCCCAGATCTCCGTGGTGCTCGGCCCGGCGGCCGGCGGCGCGGCGTACGGTCCCGCGCTGACCGACGTCGTCGTGCTGGGGCCCGAGGGTCGCATCTTCGTGACCGGCCCCGACGTCGTGCGCTCGGTGACGGGCGAGGACGTCGACATGCTGCGGCTGGGCGGCCCCGAGCCCCACGGTCGCCGCTCGGGCGTGGTGCACCTCCTCGCCGACAGCGAGGCGGACGCCCTCGCGCAGGCCCGCACGACGGCGTCGCTCCTCGGCGACCAGGGCACGCTGCGCGTCGAGACGGTCGAGGACACCGACCTCGAGGACCTGCTGCCCGAGTCGCGCAAGCGCGCCTACGACGTGCACCCGCTGATCGAGGGCGTGCTGGACGAGGGCTCGGCCCTGGAGCTGCACGCCCGCTGGGCACCCAACGTCGTCACGTCGCTGGGCCGCCTCGGTGGACGCACCGTCGGGGTCGTCGCCAACAACCCGCTCCGGCTCGGCGGATGCCTCGACTCGCTCTCGGCCGAGAAGGCCTCCCGCTTCGTGCGGCTGTGCGACGCGTTCGGCGTGCCGCTGGTCGTGCTCGTCGACGTGCCGGGCTACCTGCCGGGCGTCGGGCAGGAGTGGGACGGCGTGGTGCGCCGCGGCGCGAAGCTCCTCCACGCGTTCGCCGAGTGCGTGGTGCCGCGCGTGACCCTGGTGACCCGCAAGACCTACGGCGGCGCCTACATCGCGATGAACTCCCGCTCCCTGGGCGCCACGAAGGTGCTGGCCTGGCCCGGCGCTGAGGTGGCGGTCATGGGCGCGGTCGCCGCGATCCGCATCCTCCACCGCCGCAAGCTGGCCGAGGTCGCCCCCGACCTCCGCGACCAGGTCGAGGCCGAGCTGGCCGCCGAGCACGAGCGCATCGCCGGCGGCGTGGAGAGGGCCGTCGAGATCGGCGTCGTCGACGAGATCGTCGCGCCGACGCGCACCCGCACGGCGATCGCCGCGGCCATCGACGCCGAGACCCAGGCGCAGGGCGTGCGCCGCGGTGCGCACGGCAACATCCCCCTCTGA
- a CDS encoding beta-ketoacyl-ACP synthase II, whose protein sequence is MSSTRVVVTGLGATSPVGGDVASTWSALLEGTSGVRVLTEDWAESLGSRIAARVAVEPTEVLERVKARRLDRSGQLALVAALEAWADAGFTGPAGEVDVDPERLAVAVASGIGGVTTLLSNYDNLLASGPRRVSPLAIPMLMPNGPAAAVGLRVNAKAGVHTPVSACASGNESIALGVDLIRLGRADVVVVGGTEAAVHPLPMAAFGQMMALSKRNDDPAAASRPWDKGRDGFVLGEGAAVLVLESEAHAKARGARVYAEVAGAAVTADSHDIAQPDPAGLGATRAMKRALVEGDLAASDILHINAHATSTPQGDVAEALAIRNALGDAAGSAVVTSTKSMTGHLLGAAGALESVATILALHHRTVPATINLEDPEDVGLDLADKVRDLPQGDIAALNNSFGFGGHNVAIAFRSA, encoded by the coding sequence ATGAGCAGCACCCGTGTCGTCGTCACCGGTCTCGGAGCCACCTCCCCCGTGGGCGGTGACGTCGCGAGCACCTGGAGCGCGCTCCTCGAGGGAACCTCGGGCGTCCGCGTGCTCACCGAGGACTGGGCCGAGAGCCTGGGCTCGCGCATCGCCGCCCGCGTGGCGGTCGAGCCGACCGAGGTGCTCGAGCGGGTCAAGGCCCGCCGTCTCGACCGCTCCGGCCAGCTCGCGCTGGTCGCGGCGCTCGAGGCGTGGGCCGACGCCGGCTTCACGGGTCCGGCGGGCGAGGTCGACGTCGACCCCGAGCGGCTCGCCGTGGCGGTCGCGTCCGGCATCGGCGGCGTCACGACGCTGCTGTCCAACTACGACAACCTGCTGGCCTCGGGTCCGCGCCGGGTCTCCCCGCTCGCGATCCCGATGCTCATGCCCAACGGTCCCGCCGCGGCGGTCGGCCTGCGGGTCAACGCGAAGGCCGGCGTGCACACCCCGGTCTCCGCGTGCGCCAGCGGCAACGAGTCGATCGCCCTGGGCGTCGACCTCATCCGTCTGGGCCGCGCCGACGTCGTCGTCGTCGGCGGCACCGAGGCCGCGGTGCACCCGCTGCCCATGGCCGCCTTCGGCCAGATGATGGCGCTCTCCAAGCGCAACGACGACCCGGCGGCCGCCTCCCGGCCGTGGGACAAGGGGCGCGACGGCTTCGTGCTCGGCGAGGGCGCGGCCGTGCTCGTGCTCGAGTCCGAGGCGCACGCCAAGGCGCGCGGCGCCCGGGTGTACGCCGAGGTGGCGGGCGCCGCGGTCACGGCGGACTCCCACGACATCGCCCAGCCCGACCCGGCCGGTCTCGGCGCCACCCGCGCCATGAAGCGTGCGCTCGTCGAGGGTGACCTCGCGGCGAGCGACATCCTGCACATCAACGCCCACGCGACCTCGACCCCCCAGGGCGACGTCGCGGAGGCACTGGCCATCCGCAACGCGCTCGGCGACGCCGCCGGCTCCGCGGTGGTCACGTCCACCAAGTCGATGACGGGTCACCTGCTCGGCGCCGCCGGTGCCCTGGAGTCCGTCGCGACCATCCTGGCGCTGCACCACCGCACGGTCCCCGCGACGATCAACCTCGAGGACCCGGAGGACGTCGGCCTCGACCTGGCCGACAAGGTGCGCGACCTCCCCCAGGGCGACATCGCCGCCCTCAACAACTCGTTCGGCTTCGGCGGCCACAACGTCGCCATCGCCTTCCGGAGCGCCTGA
- a CDS encoding acyl carrier protein: MATTEEIRTDLADIVNEVAGIPVEDVQLDKSFVDDLDVDSLSMVEVVVACEEKFGVTIPDDEVKNLKTVGDAVSFIEKHQA, translated from the coding sequence ATGGCCACCACCGAAGAGATCCGCACCGACCTCGCCGACATCGTCAACGAGGTCGCGGGCATCCCGGTCGAGGACGTCCAGCTCGACAAGTCGTTCGTCGACGACCTGGACGTCGACTCGCTGTCGATGGTCGAGGTCGTCGTGGCCTGCGAGGAGAAGTTCGGCGTCACCATCCCCGACGACGAGGTCAAGAACCTGAAGACCGTCGGCGACGCCGTGAGCTTCATCGAGAAGCACCAGGCCTGA
- a CDS encoding ketoacyl-ACP synthase III: MAAGVTLGTAEGAVHARIMGVGAYRPRRVVPNSEVVEAIDSSDEWIQQRSGIKERRWAAEDETVEMMSVEAAREALAAADIDARQVDCVVVATVSHMLNLPSAATAIAHRLGTEQAAAFDISAACAGFCHGVALASDMVRGGSARHVLVIGVERLSDMTDPTDRGTAFIFADGAGAVVVGPSTTPAIGPVVWGSDGEQYDLIRQKADWRDVVASDSPTFPFMAMQGAAVFRWASFAMAKTAQQAVDRAGISVEDLDVFVPHQANMRITDAMARAMKLPAHVRIARDIAEQGNTSAASIPMALARMVADGEARSGDLALLVAFGAGLSYAAQVVVVP, from the coding sequence ATGGCCGCGGGCGTGACCCTCGGGACCGCGGAGGGGGCGGTGCACGCGCGGATCATGGGCGTCGGCGCCTACCGCCCGCGTCGCGTCGTCCCCAACAGCGAGGTCGTCGAGGCGATCGACTCCAGCGACGAGTGGATCCAGCAGCGTTCCGGCATCAAGGAGCGCCGGTGGGCCGCCGAGGACGAGACGGTCGAGATGATGTCCGTCGAGGCGGCGCGCGAGGCGCTGGCCGCGGCCGACATCGACGCGCGGCAGGTGGACTGCGTGGTCGTCGCGACCGTCAGCCACATGCTCAACCTGCCGTCGGCGGCGACCGCGATCGCCCACCGGCTCGGCACGGAGCAGGCCGCGGCGTTCGACATCTCCGCCGCCTGCGCCGGCTTCTGCCACGGCGTGGCCCTCGCCTCCGACATGGTGCGGGGCGGCTCCGCCCGTCACGTGCTGGTCATCGGCGTCGAGCGCCTCAGCGACATGACGGACCCGACCGACCGCGGCACCGCGTTCATCTTCGCGGACGGCGCGGGCGCGGTCGTGGTCGGTCCCTCCACGACCCCGGCCATCGGTCCGGTGGTCTGGGGGTCGGACGGCGAGCAGTACGACCTGATCCGCCAGAAGGCGGACTGGCGCGACGTCGTCGCCTCCGACTCCCCCACGTTCCCGTTCATGGCGATGCAGGGCGCAGCGGTCTTCCGCTGGGCCTCGTTCGCCATGGCGAAGACCGCGCAGCAGGCGGTCGACCGTGCCGGCATCAGCGTCGAGGACCTCGACGTGTTCGTGCCGCACCAGGCGAACATGCGCATCACCGACGCGATGGCCCGGGCCATGAAGCTGCCCGCCCACGTGCGGATCGCGCGCGACATCGCCGAGCAGGGGAACACGTCGGCGGCATCGATCCCCATGGCGCTCGCGCGCATGGTCGCCGACGGAGAGGCACGCTCGGGCGATCTCGCCCTCCTCGTCGCCTTCGGCGCCGGCCTGTCCTACGCGGCACAGGTCGTCGTCGTCCCCTGA
- a CDS encoding acyltransferase domain-containing protein codes for MLVVLAPGQGAQTPGFLRPWLEDSTFATRFAYLSSVADLDLAHYGTEADAETIRDTQIAQPLLVAAGLVTALELFPHPADGFDRVGAVAGHSVGELAAAAGARAITAEQAMVLVRERGRAMAAAAKVTPTGMTAVLGGDRDEVLAAIAKHGLVPANDNGPGQVVAAGTMEQLAAFADDAPARARLRPLSVAGAFHTHHMAPAVDHLGGLAAAVSTHDARIPVISNRDGRVVHEGKDVLRRIVSQIANPVRWDLCMETMLDLGVTGVLEMPPAGTLTGIAKRAMKGVETFALNTPDQLDDARDFVRKHGERSLMTTSPTWRMVVAPAKGTFERDEEAGASEVLSPDATIGSIVSLRDRTPVKALHGGHVVEWLVEDGDLVSPGQPLVRLHPSGAA; via the coding sequence GTGCTCGTCGTACTCGCGCCCGGACAGGGCGCCCAGACCCCCGGCTTCCTCCGCCCCTGGCTCGAGGACTCGACGTTCGCGACGCGGTTCGCCTACCTCTCCAGCGTCGCCGACCTCGACCTCGCCCACTACGGCACCGAGGCGGACGCGGAGACCATCCGCGACACGCAGATCGCCCAGCCGCTCCTCGTCGCGGCCGGCCTCGTCACCGCCCTCGAGCTGTTCCCGCACCCGGCCGACGGCTTCGACCGGGTCGGTGCCGTCGCGGGCCACAGCGTCGGCGAGCTCGCCGCCGCGGCCGGCGCCCGGGCCATCACCGCCGAGCAGGCGATGGTGCTCGTGCGCGAGCGCGGTCGCGCCATGGCCGCCGCCGCGAAGGTCACCCCGACCGGCATGACCGCCGTGCTCGGCGGGGACCGCGACGAGGTGCTGGCCGCGATCGCGAAGCACGGGCTCGTGCCCGCCAACGACAACGGCCCCGGCCAGGTCGTGGCCGCCGGCACCATGGAGCAGCTCGCGGCGTTCGCCGACGACGCGCCGGCGCGGGCGCGACTGCGCCCCCTGAGCGTGGCCGGCGCCTTCCACACGCACCACATGGCCCCGGCCGTGGACCACCTCGGCGGGCTCGCCGCGGCCGTGTCGACCCACGACGCACGCATCCCGGTCATCTCGAACCGCGACGGTCGTGTGGTGCACGAGGGCAAGGACGTGCTGCGCCGGATCGTGTCGCAGATCGCCAACCCCGTCCGCTGGGACCTCTGCATGGAGACCATGCTCGACCTCGGCGTCACCGGCGTGCTGGAGATGCCGCCGGCGGGCACCCTCACCGGCATCGCCAAGCGGGCGATGAAGGGCGTCGAGACGTTCGCGCTCAACACCCCCGACCAGCTGGACGACGCCCGCGACTTCGTGCGCAAGCACGGCGAGCGCTCCCTCATGACCACCAGCCCGACGTGGCGCATGGTCGTCGCGCCCGCGAAGGGCACCTTCGAGCGCGACGAGGAGGCGGGCGCCAGCGAGGTGCTCTCCCCCGACGCCACCATCGGCTCGATCGTCAGCCTCCGCGACCGCACGCCGGTCAAGGCCCTCCACGGCGGCCACGTCGTCGAGTGGCTCGTCGAGGACGGCGACCTGGTCTCCCCGGGCCAGCCCCTGGTCCGCCTCCACCCGTCGGGTGCCGCCTGA
- a CDS encoding helix-turn-helix domain-containing protein: protein MVTPPPPPPSAADDAEHRARTADALQRSLGSLSTAATQRMETDVAWFRDLSAEDRSWVGFVIQAGIRSFVEWWRHGGEEQPADTVIAGTVFGAAPRALAGVITLQQTVDLVRLAIDVVEANVEPLLEPVDRAAVHAGVLHYGRELAFATARVYARAAELRGAWDARLEALVVDSVVRGDADAEVLSRASALGWGQGRGVCVVVGEVATSRSAPDLVGEVRRRALTSVSDVLCAIQGHRLVVVLGGVGREGGAGTDDAQGEPGVLSAAASVLGQFDDGPVVVGPWVEDLASAHLSAREAVAAHAVAGAWPDAPRPVHALDLLPERLLAGERGAAAQLLDHVHRPLAEHRSALVQTLTTFFAQRSSIEATARALFVHPNTVRYRLAQVAEVTGCTPIDPRDGFTLQIALALGRQGVREGVREGTEQ, encoded by the coding sequence GTGGTCACCCCTCCGCCCCCGCCCCCCTCGGCGGCGGACGACGCCGAGCACCGCGCGCGCACGGCCGACGCGCTGCAGCGGTCCCTCGGCAGCCTCAGCACCGCCGCGACGCAGCGGATGGAGACCGACGTCGCCTGGTTCCGCGACCTGTCGGCCGAGGACCGCTCCTGGGTGGGCTTCGTGATCCAGGCGGGCATCCGCAGCTTCGTCGAGTGGTGGCGCCACGGCGGTGAGGAGCAGCCCGCCGACACCGTCATCGCGGGGACCGTCTTCGGCGCCGCGCCCCGGGCCCTCGCCGGGGTGATCACGCTCCAGCAGACCGTCGACCTGGTGCGGCTCGCCATCGACGTCGTCGAGGCCAACGTCGAGCCCCTCCTCGAGCCGGTCGACCGCGCCGCGGTCCACGCCGGGGTGCTGCACTACGGGCGGGAGCTCGCCTTCGCGACCGCCCGCGTGTACGCACGGGCGGCGGAGCTGCGCGGGGCGTGGGACGCGCGCCTCGAGGCCCTCGTCGTCGACAGCGTCGTGCGGGGTGACGCCGACGCCGAGGTGCTGTCCCGGGCCAGTGCACTGGGCTGGGGGCAGGGCCGCGGCGTCTGCGTCGTCGTCGGCGAGGTGGCGACGAGCCGCTCGGCCCCGGACCTCGTGGGAGAGGTACGCCGCCGCGCCCTCACCAGCGTCTCCGACGTGCTGTGCGCGATCCAGGGGCACCGCCTCGTGGTGGTGCTCGGCGGCGTCGGACGCGAGGGAGGAGCCGGCACCGACGACGCCCAGGGCGAGCCGGGCGTGCTCAGCGCCGCCGCCTCCGTGCTCGGCCAGTTCGACGACGGTCCGGTGGTGGTCGGACCGTGGGTCGAGGACCTCGCCTCGGCCCACCTCTCCGCAAGGGAGGCCGTGGCGGCGCACGCCGTCGCGGGGGCGTGGCCCGACGCCCCGCGGCCGGTCCACGCACTGGACCTGCTGCCGGAGCGGCTGCTCGCCGGCGAGCGGGGAGCCGCCGCCCAGCTGCTCGACCACGTGCACCGCCCGCTGGCGGAGCACCGCTCGGCGCTCGTGCAGACGCTGACGACCTTCTTCGCGCAGCGGTCCTCAATCGAGGCCACCGCGCGGGCGCTCTTCGTCCACCCCAACACCGTGCGCTACCGCCTCGCGCAGGTCGCCGAGGTCACCGGGTGCACGCCGATCGACCCGCGCGACGGCTTCACGCTGCAGATCGCGCTGGCCCTCGGCCGGCAGGGCGTGCGGGAGGGAGTACGGGAGGGGACCGAGCAGTAA
- a CDS encoding alpha/beta fold hydrolase — translation MGTNPSAPPEVRYVEVHGHRRAYVVAGEGPVLLLLHGLGCDHTTWAPVVQDLARTHTVIAPDLLGHGASAKPRADYSVGGYANGMRDLLTVLGVDKVTVVGHSFGGGVAMQFAYQYPERTERLVLVASGGLGPEVTPFIRAITTPGFHQAVGALMLPGVRHAVLGSLRALGHVPTGHTRDLPEIAAILDTFRDPRARAAVRHVVRHVVDWHGQVVTMADRAYLTEAMPMLVVWGTEDRVIPASHAANAAVLAPRARVELVPDAGHFPHKDHPERFVAILEEFVAATRPAPYSRARWRRYLTRGPAASVAQAEAGSRPVRPTPLPRGPRAVRAVKAVRGA, via the coding sequence GTGGGCACGAACCCGTCCGCTCCCCCCGAGGTCCGGTACGTCGAGGTCCACGGCCACCGGCGCGCCTACGTGGTCGCCGGCGAGGGCCCGGTCCTGCTGCTCCTCCACGGGCTCGGCTGCGACCACACGACCTGGGCGCCCGTCGTGCAGGACCTGGCCCGCACGCACACGGTCATCGCGCCGGACCTCCTGGGGCACGGCGCCTCGGCCAAGCCGCGCGCCGACTACAGCGTGGGCGGCTACGCCAACGGCATGCGGGACCTGCTGACGGTGCTCGGGGTCGACAAGGTGACCGTGGTGGGCCACAGCTTCGGCGGGGGCGTCGCGATGCAGTTCGCCTACCAGTACCCCGAGCGCACCGAGCGTCTCGTGCTCGTCGCCAGCGGCGGGCTGGGGCCGGAGGTCACGCCGTTCATCCGGGCCATCACCACGCCCGGGTTCCACCAGGCGGTCGGCGCGCTCATGCTGCCCGGTGTGCGGCACGCCGTCCTGGGCTCGCTGCGCGCGCTCGGTCACGTGCCCACCGGCCACACGCGCGACCTCCCCGAGATCGCGGCCATCCTCGACACGTTCCGCGACCCCCGGGCTCGGGCGGCGGTCCGGCACGTGGTGCGGCACGTCGTCGACTGGCACGGCCAGGTGGTGACCATGGCCGACCGCGCCTACCTGACCGAGGCCATGCCGATGCTCGTGGTCTGGGGCACCGAGGACCGCGTGATCCCGGCGTCCCACGCCGCCAACGCCGCCGTCCTCGCGCCGCGGGCGCGGGTGGAGCTCGTCCCCGACGCCGGCCACTTCCCGCACAAGGACCATCCCGAGCGCTTCGTCGCGATCCTCGAGGAGTTCGTCGCGGCGACGCGTCCCGCGCCGTACAGCCGCGCCCGCTGGCGTCGCTACCTCACCCGGGGCCCGGCCGCGTCGGTGGCGCAGGCGGAGGCCGGGAGCCGTCCCGTGCGGCCGACGCCGCTGCCCCGCGGCCCCCGAGCGGTCCGCGCCGTCAAGGCCGTCCGGGGCGCCTGA
- a CDS encoding sigma-70 family RNA polymerase sigma factor, protein MTVLDALDDAALLERAQAGDPAAFDALVRPRRSRLWSVCLRVVGDRQDAEDALQDALTAAWLHLGSFRGEARFDTWLYRIASNAALAVARRRRERAVDPSELPEDTDVLRDHADQVADVDRVRRALAALPEQFREAIVLRELADLTYEEIAAHQGVGVQTVKSRLNRARAQLVAGLS, encoded by the coding sequence ATGACCGTCCTGGACGCCCTCGACGACGCGGCGCTGCTGGAGCGGGCCCAGGCCGGCGACCCGGCCGCCTTCGACGCCCTGGTGCGCCCTCGCCGCTCCCGTCTCTGGTCGGTCTGCCTGCGGGTCGTCGGCGACCGCCAGGACGCGGAGGACGCCCTCCAGGACGCCCTCACCGCGGCGTGGCTCCACCTCGGCTCCTTCCGGGGCGAGGCCCGGTTCGACACGTGGCTCTACCGGATCGCCTCGAACGCGGCCCTGGCCGTCGCCCGGCGTCGCCGCGAACGCGCGGTGGACCCGAGCGAGCTGCCCGAGGACACCGACGTGCTCCGCGACCACGCCGACCAGGTGGCGGACGTCGACCGGGTGCGCCGCGCGCTCGCGGCCCTGCCCGAGCAGTTCCGCGAGGCGATCGTGCTGCGCGAGCTGGCCGACCTCACCTACGAGGAGATCGCCGCCCACCAGGGCGTCGGGGTGCAGACGGTGAAGAGCCGCCTCAACCGCGCCCGCGCGCAGCTGGTCGCCGGCCTCTCCTGA
- a CDS encoding Hsp70 family protein, which produces MAWTLSIDYGTTNTTAAVRLDTGPARSVRLGPDGTMPSAVLLADDRLVVGAEALAGRRSAPELYVGSPKLLIGQDAVLLGDQEVEVVALVAPTLRHVLDAARREVADTGRAGPEPERVVLTYPQTWARPRRRALEEAWRRTGSTAPVTLVAEPIAAVSWFADAERLPDGADVAVLDFGGGTCDVAVLHHRAGAAAPLEITAHAGLDDLGGSTIDHVFALWVRTQVRAQGHVDLDEALDRPEHLADLHALYDAAREAKHRLADWEYADVPVTAGASTTAVTVTIAEFNQIVAHELERARALLGRSLEAAGVRAASLHGLYLTGGSSRLRWVHQMAADLLGGRPAHLAEPHLAVALGAHTATRLRVVERADAESSRFITLRGLQAVPDRSRSGTLPPPDPSTRRVSAPPPARPRPMGPGGSAQPGPPPRGAARPAPPPEVPPPGRTAGELLLAGHPRLRAAADGAPELRRLLEQPPVLVALLAVPALLEQVARHPALLLTPAPDGRPRALRAPDDVDSAVLPVRTFLGTEPAWARALDDPAWRADFVARQGGGPEWAHRLVTAWARLASTEQAAVRADPAWQPPATPPPPWITRAPGRVTVAVPTVVTAPAAPVPGPPSATSSAQREVLEVLAARGCFTAPQTFRQRLDAARDPRLPTRRARVTLQTAGGGQVDLDPYLFPGGRHRSGGGAPDRELPPYLLLLPVAERGDAPVLVLTADLVTSVAPRPGSPGGALDPRPGVVVDLAAEVGPADAPLGRRLDLATRDVGLGVDLARALGRPWRG; this is translated from the coding sequence GTGGCGTGGACGCTGTCGATCGACTACGGCACGACGAACACCACCGCCGCCGTGCGCCTCGACACCGGGCCGGCCCGGAGCGTGCGTCTCGGGCCGGACGGCACGATGCCCTCGGCGGTGCTGCTGGCCGACGACCGCCTCGTCGTCGGCGCGGAGGCCCTCGCCGGGCGCCGGTCCGCGCCCGAGCTCTACGTCGGCTCGCCGAAGCTCCTCATCGGTCAGGACGCCGTGCTGCTGGGCGACCAGGAGGTCGAGGTCGTCGCGCTCGTCGCCCCCACCCTCCGGCACGTCCTCGACGCCGCTCGGCGCGAGGTGGCGGACACAGGCCGTGCCGGCCCGGAGCCGGAGCGGGTCGTGCTCACCTACCCGCAGACGTGGGCGCGTCCCCGCCGCCGCGCGCTGGAGGAGGCCTGGCGGCGTACCGGCTCGACCGCGCCCGTGACCCTCGTCGCGGAGCCGATCGCCGCCGTCTCGTGGTTCGCGGACGCCGAGCGGCTGCCCGACGGCGCCGACGTCGCGGTCCTCGACTTCGGCGGGGGCACCTGCGACGTCGCGGTGCTCCACCACCGCGCCGGCGCCGCGGCGCCGCTGGAGATCACCGCGCACGCCGGTCTCGACGACCTCGGCGGCAGCACCATCGACCACGTCTTCGCGCTGTGGGTCCGCACCCAGGTGCGGGCGCAGGGCCACGTCGACCTCGACGAGGCCCTCGACCGTCCCGAGCACCTCGCCGACCTCCACGCCCTGTACGACGCGGCACGCGAGGCGAAGCACCGGCTCGCCGACTGGGAGTACGCCGACGTGCCGGTCACCGCAGGCGCGTCGACCACGGCGGTGACCGTGACGATCGCCGAGTTCAACCAGATCGTCGCGCACGAGCTCGAACGGGCGCGGGCCCTCCTCGGGCGCAGCCTGGAGGCGGCGGGCGTGCGAGCCGCGTCCCTCCACGGGCTCTACCTGACCGGCGGATCCTCGCGCCTGCGGTGGGTGCACCAGATGGCCGCCGACCTCCTCGGTGGTCGCCCCGCCCACCTGGCGGAGCCCCACCTGGCCGTCGCGCTGGGCGCGCACACCGCGACGCGCCTGCGGGTCGTCGAACGTGCCGACGCGGAGTCGAGCCGCTTCATCACGCTGCGGGGCCTGCAGGCGGTGCCCGACCGGTCCCGCAGCGGCACGCTGCCCCCGCCGGACCCGTCCACGAGGCGCGTGAGCGCGCCGCCGCCGGCCCGTCCGCGTCCGATGGGCCCTGGGGGCTCCGCCCAGCCCGGCCCGCCTCCCCGGGGTGCGGCCCGCCCTGCTCCCCCACCGGAGGTGCCACCGCCCGGTCGCACCGCGGGCGAGCTGCTGCTGGCCGGCCACCCCCGGCTGCGGGCCGCGGCGGACGGCGCCCCGGAGCTGCGACGCCTCCTCGAGCAGCCCCCCGTGCTGGTCGCGCTCCTGGCGGTGCCCGCCCTCCTGGAGCAGGTGGCCCGGCACCCGGCACTGCTCCTCACTCCGGCCCCCGACGGCCGGCCGCGGGCCCTGCGCGCTCCGGACGACGTCGACTCGGCGGTGCTGCCGGTGCGCACCTTCCTCGGCACCGAGCCGGCGTGGGCGCGCGCGCTCGACGACCCGGCGTGGCGGGCCGACTTCGTCGCCCGCCAGGGCGGGGGCCCGGAGTGGGCGCACCGCCTGGTGACCGCGTGGGCCCGTCTCGCCTCGACCGAGCAGGCCGCCGTCCGCGCCGATCCGGCGTGGCAGCCGCCGGCGACCCCGCCCCCGCCGTGGATCACGCGTGCCCCGGGCCGCGTCACCGTGGCGGTGCCGACGGTCGTCACGGCGCCCGCCGCACCGGTCCCCGGCCCGCCGTCGGCGACGAGCAGCGCCCAGCGCGAGGTGCTCGAGGTGCTGGCCGCGCGCGGCTGCTTCACGGCCCCGCAGACCTTCCGCCAGCGTCTCGACGCGGCCCGCGACCCGCGGCTGCCGACCCGCCGCGCGCGGGTCACGCTCCAGACGGCGGGCGGCGGGCAGGTCGACCTCGATCCCTACCTGTTCCCGGGCGGTCGCCACCGCTCCGGGGGCGGGGCACCCGACCGCGAGCTCCCGCCGTACCTGCTCCTGCTCCCGGTGGCGGAGCGCGGCGACGCCCCGGTGCTCGTGCTCACCGCGGACCTCGTCACCTCCGTCGCCCCGCGCCCCGGATCGCCGGGGGGCGCTCTCGACCCGCGCCCGGGCGTGGTGGTCGACCTCGCCGCCGAGGTGGGGCCGGCGGACGCACCGCTGGGACGCCGCCTCGACCTGGCCACGCGCGACGTCGGCCTGGGCGTCGACCTGGCCCGCGCGCTCGGACGACCGTGGCGCGGGTGA